DNA sequence from the Betaproteobacteria bacterium genome:
AACAGGAAAGGCAGCATCGTGCCGATTCCGACCATCGCCGACCCGAGCAGTAGCGGTTTTTCCATGCCCGCCCGGTCGATCCAGCGTCCTGCCGTGACCGATAGTAACGCCGGCAATAATGCATACATGGCCACTAGCACGCCTACCGTGAGCGCCGAGGCGCCCTGGTGGATGGCATAGAGGGTCACCGTCACGCGACTGCCGCTGAAAGCAACGTGGTCGAGAACCATGAGGATGATGATGAGGGGCAGGGGGCGCATTGTCGGGGAGGGCGGTATGGCGTTAAGTTGGCGATTGGCGGCCATGCCTACCTCAAGACGTGGAGGCGTCCTGAACATCGCCATTGCGACGCCCAGGGAAGTAATGATTATGCCGACAATCGAAATGGCGGTCGGCACGACGCCAAATACCAGGTATTCCATGGCGACGGCGAAGATCGGCGGCAGGTACATCATGCTGGTCACGCGCGTCGCTTCGCCACGCCGCATCAACGTATGCAATGCGTTGACCCCGAGTATCGACGCGAGTATGACCAGAAAAGCAATTGCGCCGAGCAGCGGCCAGGACCAGTTGATCCGGGCGCTCTCAAAAACGATACTTAGCGGCACCAGGACAAGAAGAGATGCCGCGAACTGAATGAGCGCGCCGCTGCGTAGATCGACGGTCGGACAGAAGCGCCGCTGATACAGCGTGCCGGCCGTGAGTGATACGAGTCCGGTGATCACCGCAACCAGGCTTCCGAGGGTAATGGCGCGAATGTCGATCTTGTGCCAGACGATCAGCGCCACGCCGGCGAAGCCCAGCAGGATGCCGATCCATTGCCGACGCGTGGGCCGCTCGCCGAACCAGCCAATAGCAATCAGCGCCGTGGCGAGCGGCTGCAGCGCCAGGATCACTGCGGCGATACCCGCCGACATGCCGAGATATTGCGCATAGTGGGTACCGGACAGGTGAATGGCGTGCATCAGCAGTCCGGCGATGACGATGTGGAACCATTCGCGACCCGATTGCGGCCACGGCGGCTTTATCCATACCATGAGCGGGATGAGACAGAACAGTCCAAAGGCGAATCGCAGCGAAAGAAAAGTAAATGGCGCGGCGTACTGGATACCGATTTTGGTGGCGATGAATCCCGAACCCCAGACGATGACGAAATACCACGCCAGAAGCGCGTCAGTGCGGTGAGAGGCGGAAATATTCAAGCGATCATGCGCCGGAGGACAAACTCAAGCACTGGTGCGGCCCGCAGGCCACAAAGCCGCTAAACGCCTCGCCAGTGCTTGAGTTTGTGCAGGTGGCGATGGCGCATTGAACAATGACCCAATGGCCTCACAGCCCTCCTTACGCACCTTGCTTGCGATCCTGGCGAATCATATCGCTCGCATGCTCGGCGATCATTACGACGGGTGAGTTGGTGTTTCCGGAGGTGATTGACGGCATGATTGAGGCATCAACGACACGCAGTTGCTCGATGCCATGCACGCGCAAACGCGCATCAACTACGGCCATGGCGTCGCTCGACGGCCCCATTTTGCAGGTACCCACCGGGTGAAAAATGGTCGTGCCGATATTGCCGGCGGCGCTCACCATCGCTTCATCGCTTTCATATGACGGTCCGGGCAGGAATTCTTGCGGACGATACTTGCCGAGTGCGGGGGCGGCGGCAATCCGCCGCGTCAGTCGCAGCGAATCAATAGCGACACGGCGATCGCTGTCGGTCGAAAGATAGTTGGGCTGAATCACCGGGTACTGGCGGGCATCCGCGCTCTGGATGCGCACATAGCCGCGACTGTCGGGACGCAAATTGCAAATGCTTGACGTAAACGCAGGAAAGGGATGCGGCGGATCGCCAAATTTATCGAGCGACAACGGTTGCACATGAAACTCAATATTGGCTGACGTCATCGCCGGATCCGATTTCGCAAATGCACCGAGTTGCGAAGGCGCCATGGTCAATGGGCCGGTGCGAAACAACGCGTATTGCAGTCCCATGCGCGCCTTGCCGAACCAGCTATTGGCCTGCTCATTGAGCGTTGGCACACCATGAACCTTGAATGCCATGCGCAGTTGCAGATGATCCTGCAGGTTTTCACCGACACCGGGCAAATCGTGGCGGATATCAATGCCATGCCGTTGCAGCAGATTGCCGGGCCCGACGCCAGAAAGCTGCAACAACTGCGGTGAATTGATGGCGCCGGAGGCGAGAATGGTCTCGCATTGCGCATCGGCGACGAACTCTTCATTTCCCTGCACGAATTCGACCCCATGCGCACGTCGCACACCATCTCGCGTGTTGAGGATGATTTTCTTCACCAGCACATCGGTGAGTACGGTCAGATTAGGCCGTTGCATCACCGGCCGCAGAAATGCCTTGGACGCACTCCATCGAACGCCGGTGCGCTGATTGACCTGGAATCGGGCGGAACCGAAGTTATCGCCGCCATTGAAATCCGCGATCTTGGGGATGCCGCATTGCTCGGCCGCGTCGCGCCACGCATTGAGAATTTTCCAGTCGAGGCGCTGCTCTTCTACCCGCCATTCACCACCGGCGCCATGAATGTCGCTGCCGCCGCCGTAATGATCTTCGGTGCGTTTGAAAACCGGAAACACATCGTTCCACGACCATCCGGGATTGCCCAGCGCTGCCCACGCATCATAGTCGCGCGCTTGTCCGCGCAGGTACAGCATGGCATTGATTGACGAGCACCCGCCCAGCACCTTGCCGCGGGCGTAGAGGATGGACCGTCCGTTCAGGCCGTCGCAAGGTTCGGTGCGATAGCACCAGTCGGTGCGTGGATTGCCGATACAGAAGAGGTAGCCAACGGGAATATGAATCCAGATCCAGTCGTCCTTGCCGCCCGCTTCCAGCAGCAGCACGCGCACCTCGGGATCGGCTGAAAGACGATTGGCGATCACGCAGCCTGCCGTGCCGGCGCCGACGATGACGTAATCAAAAATCCCGAAGGATTTGGTCATGGCAATTTGAGGGTTTTCTTGGTATTGTGCCGTTAGAATAGTGCCACAAACCGCAACGTACGGAAAATCAGGATGCTTGATACGCATCGCTGACACAAAGCTGGAGGACGCAATTTGGACCTGTTTGGAAAGCTGACGAAATGGTGGGGTACTCCGCTACCACGTAGCGTGTTGCTGCTTTCGATAGCGATCCTGCTGTTCACTTTCCTGTTGCGGGTCCCGACAAAGGATCAGTCAATCCTGGGCGTGCTGGAACGGATTGCCTTCGATCAGCAAATGAATTTCATGCGCAAGTTTTACCCGCGCGACGCCAAGGTGGAGCCAGTATTGATCGGTATCGATGAGGCGGCCGAGGATATGTTCGAGGAACCGCTGGCGTTGTGGCACCGGCATTTTGCCAAGACGCTCGATGCGCTG
Encoded proteins:
- a CDS encoding MFS transporter, whose protein sequence is MNISASHRTDALLAWYFVIVWGSGFIATKIGIQYAAPFTFLSLRFAFGLFCLIPLMVWIKPPWPQSGREWFHIVIAGLLMHAIHLSGTHYAQYLGMSAGIAAVILALQPLATALIAIGWFGERPTRRQWIGILLGFAGVALIVWHKIDIRAITLGSLVAVITGLVSLTAGTLYQRRFCPTVDLRSGALIQFAASLLVLVPLSIVFESARINWSWPLLGAIAFLVILASILGVNALHTLMRRGEATRVTSMMYLPPIFAVAMEYLVFGVVPTAISIVGIIITSLGVAMAMFRTPPRLEVGMAANRQLNAIPPSPTMRPLPLIIILMVLDHVAFSGSRVTVTLYAIHQGASALTVGVLVAMYALLPALLSVTAGRWIDRAGMEKPLLLGSAMVGIGTMLPFLFPGLAVLYATSVIVGVAFMLINVAAYHAVGELSLPEDRAVNFSYVALGFSTSAFIAPILSGVGIDNFGHRTNDGVDVPARLGARRTAADDIDAVARVRAARSRRGSTWLAHHTHQWQPNSDAADFWCGRCSAGDDAGVLDDVGCTGARQLLRPSREPQQIEWGILETFVPAIVANSLFSMATAVVKTSK
- a CDS encoding GMC family oxidoreductase N-terminal domain-containing protein, producing MTKSFGIFDYVIVGAGTAGCVIANRLSADPEVRVLLLEAGGKDDWIWIHIPVGYLFCIGNPRTDWCYRTEPCDGLNGRSILYARGKVLGGCSSINAMLYLRGQARDYDAWAALGNPGWSWNDVFPVFKRTEDHYGGGSDIHGAGGEWRVEEQRLDWKILNAWRDAAEQCGIPKIADFNGGDNFGSARFQVNQRTGVRWSASKAFLRPVMQRPNLTVLTDVLVKKIILNTRDGVRRAHGVEFVQGNEEFVADAQCETILASGAINSPQLLQLSGVGPGNLLQRHGIDIRHDLPGVGENLQDHLQLRMAFKVHGVPTLNEQANSWFGKARMGLQYALFRTGPLTMAPSQLGAFAKSDPAMTSANIEFHVQPLSLDKFGDPPHPFPAFTSSICNLRPDSRGYVRIQSADARQYPVIQPNYLSTDSDRRVAIDSLRLTRRIAAAPALGKYRPQEFLPGPSYESDEAMVSAAGNIGTTIFHPVGTCKMGPSSDAMAVVDARLRVHGIEQLRVVDASIMPSITSGNTNSPVVMIAEHASDMIRQDRKQGA